TTCCCTTCCCATGCTATCTAGTAACGACAGACTGTATGTATAGTAGCTcatgtcaaaacacaaaaacaaaactagtgAATGTTCCACTCTTTTGtcccctggtgtgtgtgtgtgtgttccccacCCATTCAGCCCAGCCCATGCACTGGATCTACAGTCAAGACAAGCTGGAAGAAATTCTCTCTGATCTGGAGCCCTGTCCTGAGTTTCGACCTCAGTCGGCGAATCCTTTCTACCTCCGGAAGACGGGCGAGCAGACCTGCTATGGAGACCAGGCATACGTCCTGCTGGAGTCCCTGAGCGAGTGTGGAGGTACTGAGATGCTGGGGGGggcaaacacatttttcaaggtGTAAGTTATGGTTTCAAAAGGCATCGCATTCTGGACTATGGCCTCTGGTTATATATGCCTCAGTCTTTGTACAGATTAAATATTCAAGATATTTGTGTTAATTAGTTTAAAAGGGAAAcggattttgtttcttttgtttcttcactctgtttCCAGTTTTAGGCCTAGCTAAGATAAAAGTCTCTAGACTTCTTACTCAATGCAAAACCATGAGATTGATATCGATCTTCTTATCcaactcacaacacacaaagtGCAAAGAAGCTCTTTATGCTAAGCCGGGCTAATCAGCTGGCCATAACTCTATAGTTAGCAGACACAAGACTGGTGCCGATTTTCTCAAAAACAGTATATCAACAAATCTTAAACCTTTCCTGAAGTATGCAACTTGCCGCTCAATCCTTTGAATACATATTAGCATATGAATGAATTTGTAAATAAAGGGTTTGGTTGAAGTTTGGATTGTGATGCATTCTGCCTTGCATTTGCAGTCCAAGTCATACTGACCAATCACTTTGAGCGGGTTTTGGCTGCATGAAGCCCATGTGGATAACAAAAGAAGCAGAGCAAGACACTGTCCGTTGTCCCCAAAGCATAACTTCTCATCAAATGACAGTCGATGGGTTCTGAAACAGCACATCACCTTCAGATCACTTTGTTGTTACTAAGTACAGTGTTTAATGGTGAACAAACAATAAGACAAGAGTGATGGAGTTCTCTTTAGATCATTAAGCTAACATGAGTAACATGATTGTTTTCTATGTGTTGCCAGATGTGAACGTGGAAGACCTGACCAAGCGCATCTACAAGTTCTTTGGCCCAGGAACAGTGTACGACCTGCCTCTCAATGACCCTTACAGGAAGAAAGGAGGTACTGTACCTGTTTTGTGCGACTGTCAATACTGTGATGCCAAGACATATTAATCATCAACTGAACAGGACTGAAAGGATGTGAGAGCCTCTGTTACTCTCCGATAACACTGTGCATAATGTTTTTCCTTCATAGCCGATGGGGAAAACCCTTTCCATGAAAATGTTCCATACAGACAGACTTCCCTGTTCTCAGTCGGTGTCCAGGGTTTGGATATTTACTGTCAGGATATCATATAAATACAGCGCTGCTGTAAGTCAACACAGCGGCACAGTGCACTGCCGGGCACAGTTAACTGCAGGCCAGCTTTTATGTCTCGGAATAACATAAGCAGAGCTGTGTCACCATCATGGGCAGTGATAACCACCATGACTGAGGAGACAGCGAAAAGAGCTCCACCTACAGAAACCTTTGATGGAAGGTTGAGGGAAATGTCTCTTGTCCTCTcccgcttgttttttttttttaccttagtCATGATTCTCTTATTTTGCCTGTGCCATAGGTGAAAAACTGTCAAATAACAGAGTATTCATTGGTATCATAAGGTCCAAAAGCCATCCTCCCCATCGATGGCCCCTGGAGAAATGGGAGCCTGAAAGCTTTCATGAGGAATGTGGACGCTGGCAAGGAAGAAACCGGTAAAGATCTCAAATCTTAGGTGTACAAAGACCTCCCCGGGGGAATTTGGGTTGTTGTAATCTCTCTGTGCGTGTATGTGTTTCCAAGGCTGTGATACAGACTGTCAGATGGACGGCGTCACCAAGCTGGCTCCGGTGGTGGCCATGTACGCTGGCCGACCTGAGATGCTGGAGAAGGTGGAGAAAGCCATACGGGTGACCCAGAACAACGACATGTGTGTGGCGGAGACGCTGGCGGCAGCGCGGTAAGAGATGGGCCTGAAGACGATGAAAACAGTTTGGCCGAGGTCTGCCACACCATTATTTAAGTGAGAGTATAAACCattccttctctgtctttgttagGATTTTGGagcatttcattttgaatgGTCCAGATCCCAATGTTCTGAATGTAGTGCTGGCTCAGATGTCTGACCCAAAGAGACAGAACCCTCAGGAGCTGGACCGGGCCGTCATTGGTAAGGCTTCATGTGTCTTCGGAGCTTCATTCATGCTCAAAGGAATAATTTGACATAAATCTATTTTCATTTGACACAATTTGACACAAAATAATAACCgtctgttaaatatgaagctatagCCAGGAgttgtttagcttagcttagcatgaagacagGAAGCCGGGGGAATTACGTAGCTTGGCTTAGATCAAAGTCCAAAGATCAATCTGCTGGCATGTTTGAACCCAAaacttttagtttttaaatttcACTCAGGCTTCAAGTTAAATCGATAAGTCTGGTAACAACATTCTCGTCTTATGCTGCAAGAGAGCAAATCAGAATATCCCCTAAAACACTGAACTGTCTTTCCCCACAATTTATCTCAAAAGGTGAAAACAGATGAGTTGGAAAATGTCGAGCTAGTTACTCAGTAATCACTGTGAGCAAACTATTTTTCTGAGAGAAAACCCCAAGCCGCTCACAGCCTGTATGCTGTATTTTACAACGTATTCCATCAGGATGGATTGCTTGATGGTTCAGCAAAAGGAATATTCACTcttatatttttcctctcatcctttaaacaagaaagagagaaaggggtagacaaaacagaaaaagatcaGGGGAACGTGATCAAGatacatgaaacacaaaaagctACAAGCAGTAACATGATCCTGATCAAGAAACTATAGCAActgtttcaaaatcaaaatatgattTCAGGTTTCATCATAAATGTGTATTGTGCGCAGTATTAGTTGTGACTGGCAGCcagaaatatctatttttttaacgTGCAAACACTCAACTCTGCATCTTATCTCTCTTCCTGTGCCCCTGCTGAAGCACATATCAACCAGGTGAAGGACAACCTAGCCAAGACGTCCCAACAGCTCATACCTgctgtgttcacaaacacatgAGGTAAGCCGGTCGGCGGCAGCAGGATCCAGGTCTGTTGACTTGGCACGGCTTGCACACCCTCCCCATCAGTGTATCCGCTGGTGGGTCCTCCAGCCTTTGATCTCCTGACTCGTGGTGTCCGTCCtccttccttttcattttcccctTCCCGCTGAGTTGAGAGTCTCAGGTTTTACAGGGCTGAAAGCCTGAGATGCTTAAAGCGCACGTGACGAGTTCTGCATGGCAGACCTGTTCAAGGGCCTCCTTTAATTGTAGGATAATAATGttgcaaaagtaaaaacaacttgtgatgtttttcaagGCACAACGAACAAAAGTAATCCTATATATTCAGTTACCATGTTGCATGTATCCGCTGCtaagtctgtgtttgtgtctagcTTTGCCCGGTGCGTTCCAAGGAGCGCTGCATGGAGTCCTGAAGCTGAACCAGCTGGATGAAGCAGTCAGGGACACCATGCGCCGCGGGGGATGCACCGCCAGCCGATCCTCCTTCATAGGAGCCTGTTTTGGCGCACAGGTACTGGAAAAAAGTTCTCAGGCACATGAACAATATTCAGTCACTGATACTAAAAcgattcagtgtgtttgtgtgtgtgagcattaaTTTAAAGTGGTGATATTAGCCTTGTTGGGTTTTTTGCCTTTcctattttgtgttttgtggcaGGTGTTATATAAAATCACATATTTATTAGAAAATATAgacactccagtcagtcagcagacatacagttgctactgctgcagcagcattattttggatcacactaccttgctccACATGACCTGCCCTACTTCCTAACTTCTGTCTGTTAATTAATGCATATGggcaactctcaccaaagattgaacagaggcacaatgtctcactctgtagctaatACGGAGCATTCAAGACACAATGTCAACagggatgctgcagcaatgcaccatagtagaaaaatattgtattttttgaaaattttAAGTATGTCAACTGATTCTTTTAGAAAGTCCAAATGAAAAATTAACCTGAAAATTAGCgcaatatgacctctttaaagtttttttttattattattctattaGCCATTCCTAAACACTAATATGAGGGGAATGTATTTTGATAATGAGCTCCAGAGTTCTGTAATTATTTCCCCAAAATACTATTATATACGCCAATATGTTCTTAAtacaattagatttttttttatatagttcATGCACATTaagttaaaacaacactgttttttgtcCAGAATGTTTGAAAGTGAGCACAACAATAGGATAAATGGAATACTGATTCAAGTTAGTTCATGTATAAGAATCTTGTTCTGACTATTTTCCTGATATAACGGTTGATATTAAACACATGATCAGTAAGGTCTTATCATTATTCCACTCACAGGGCCAAGACAGGATGCATTTTTGATGAGTAATATTGCCTTCGGTGATATACTTTTGATAACAGAGTATCAAGTATTTCTACACTTATTCTGACGGATGTCTTCATATCCATAGAGGTTGTCTACGCTCTTATCAGTCCACTCTGTTATGCACATGGGTGATTAGCTTTTTGATAATGCTCAT
This is a stretch of genomic DNA from Acanthopagrus latus isolate v.2019 chromosome 19, fAcaLat1.1, whole genome shotgun sequence. It encodes these proteins:
- the LOC119008224 gene encoding crystallin J1B-like, translating into MASTVADRAIGAIIGAAVADAAAQPMHWIYSQDKLEEILSDLEPCPEFRPQSANPFYLRKTGEQTCYGDQAYVLLESLSECGDVNVEDLTKRIYKFFGPGTVYDLPLNDPYRKKGGPKAILPIDGPWRNGSLKAFMRNVDAGKEETGCDTDCQMDGVTKLAPVVAMYAGRPEMLEKVEKAIRVTQNNDMCVAETLAAARILEHFILNGPDPNVLNVVLAQMSDPKRQNPQELDRAVIAHINQVKDNLAKTSQQLIPAVFTNTUALPGAFQGALHGVLKLNQLDEAVRDTMRRGGCTASRSSFIGACFGAQTGLQGIPESWRKRTLRYPLLLELAENVVQKSQQM